One window from the genome of Haloprofundus halobius encodes:
- a CDS encoding DUF7546 family protein yields MTTFARSLPRPSQETLLYGGILLNVELVLLFAYGLLTPGSLVPVRYTLYGLLWLNASVFAVAKTRVAPAPTRTKRRAAAVAVGYFAALAVAGGLVTLASTHGGAGFRIGWLPPGWGPALIYGGETLNLILMPGRVVGYVALAYLVYATVVDAAGAAVSGILGLLSCVSCSWPILASVATAVLGSGSALAASATALSYDLSTLVFLATVALLYWRPFGR; encoded by the coding sequence ATGACCACTTTCGCCCGTTCACTCCCCCGACCCTCGCAGGAGACGCTCCTCTACGGCGGGATACTGCTGAACGTCGAACTCGTCCTGCTGTTCGCCTACGGACTGCTGACGCCCGGGTCACTCGTTCCCGTTCGCTACACGCTCTACGGACTGCTCTGGCTCAACGCGAGCGTCTTCGCCGTGGCGAAGACCCGCGTCGCACCCGCTCCGACCCGGACGAAGCGTCGCGCGGCCGCCGTCGCCGTCGGCTACTTCGCGGCGCTCGCCGTCGCAGGCGGCCTCGTGACGCTCGCGTCGACTCACGGCGGCGCGGGCTTCCGAATCGGCTGGCTCCCGCCGGGGTGGGGGCCGGCGCTCATCTACGGCGGCGAGACGCTCAACCTGATTCTGATGCCCGGGCGGGTCGTCGGCTACGTCGCGCTGGCGTATCTCGTCTACGCGACGGTCGTCGACGCGGCCGGGGCCGCGGTTTCGGGTATCCTCGGCCTGCTCTCCTGCGTCTCCTGCTCGTGGCCGATCCTCGCCTCGGTCGCGACGGCGGTGCTGGGCAGCGGGTCGGCGCTGGCCGCGTCGGCGACGGCGCTGTCGTACGACCTCTCGACGCTCGTGTTCCTCGCCACCGTCGCGCTGTTGTACTGGCGGCCGTTCGGCCGGTGA
- a CDS encoding heme o synthase yields the protein MESTDTPDRFPALLAATAMGVYLLLAVGATTALTDAATACAAWPACGDGLSLPSSAMGYVALGHRAVALVVGVLVAVTGVLAWRRRESTRIRAALGLSLLLYPVQAGIGASVAMNGATATLSTVHLVVGMTIFGGLVAALAWTLEIETGDPDDRPERMPERDLPPAEDRRPEVPESPLARAKATANAYFRLMKPRLMWLLCLVAGAAMALAGGPGLNPTTVAATLGGGALSIGASGTFNHVLERDIDRRMNRTSDRPLVTDLVPVRNAVAWGLFLSVVSLGLFASVNLLAAALGLAAILFYSVVYTLVLKPNTVQNTVIGGAAGALPALIGWVAVTGEVGLGGLVLAGVIFLWTPAHFYNLALAYKDDYERGGFPMMPVVRGETVTRKHILWYLGATLVAAAALAAAEMLGWLYVLTGVVFGGLFLWMVVRLHYEQSESAAFRSFHASNAYLGALLLAVVVDALAV from the coding sequence GTGGAATCGACAGACACTCCCGACCGGTTCCCGGCCCTCCTCGCCGCCACCGCGATGGGCGTCTATCTCCTCCTCGCCGTCGGCGCGACGACGGCGCTCACCGACGCCGCGACGGCGTGTGCCGCGTGGCCCGCCTGCGGCGACGGCCTCTCGCTTCCCTCCTCGGCGATGGGCTACGTCGCCCTCGGTCACCGCGCCGTGGCGCTCGTCGTCGGCGTGCTCGTCGCCGTCACGGGTGTACTCGCCTGGCGTCGTCGCGAGTCGACCCGAATCAGGGCGGCGCTCGGTCTCTCGCTTCTGCTCTACCCAGTTCAGGCAGGCATCGGCGCGTCGGTCGCGATGAACGGCGCAACGGCGACGCTGTCGACCGTCCACCTCGTCGTCGGCATGACCATCTTCGGCGGACTGGTCGCCGCGCTCGCGTGGACGCTCGAAATCGAGACCGGCGACCCCGACGACCGGCCCGAACGGATGCCCGAGAGAGACCTCCCGCCCGCGGAGGACCGGCGGCCCGAGGTACCCGAGTCGCCGCTCGCCCGCGCGAAGGCGACGGCGAACGCCTACTTCCGACTGATGAAACCGCGGCTGATGTGGCTGCTCTGTCTGGTCGCCGGCGCCGCGATGGCGCTGGCGGGCGGCCCCGGCCTCAACCCGACGACGGTCGCCGCGACGCTCGGCGGCGGCGCGCTCTCTATCGGCGCGTCGGGCACGTTCAACCACGTGCTCGAACGCGACATCGACCGCCGGATGAACCGCACGAGCGACCGTCCGCTGGTGACCGACCTCGTCCCCGTTCGCAACGCCGTCGCGTGGGGACTGTTCCTCTCGGTCGTCTCGCTCGGCCTGTTCGCGTCAGTGAACCTGCTTGCGGCGGCGCTCGGCCTCGCGGCCATTCTCTTCTACAGCGTCGTCTACACGCTCGTCCTCAAGCCGAACACGGTCCAGAACACAGTCATCGGCGGCGCGGCGGGCGCGCTCCCGGCGCTCATCGGCTGGGTCGCCGTCACCGGAGAGGTCGGCCTCGGCGGTCTCGTCCTCGCCGGTGTCATCTTCCTCTGGACGCCCGCGCACTTCTACAACCTCGCGCTGGCGTACAAGGACGACTACGAGCGCGGCGGCTTCCCGATGATGCCCGTCGTCCGCGGCGAGACGGTGACCCGAAAGCACATCCTCTGGTATCTCGGCGCGACGCTCGTCGCCGCCGCAGCGCTCGCGGCGGCCGAGATGCTCGGCTGGCTCTACGTGCTCACCGGCGTCGTCTTCGGCGGCCTGTTCCTCTGGATGGTCGTCCGCCTCCACTACGAGCAGAGCGAGTCGGCGGCGTTCCGCTCGTTCCACGCCTCGAACGCCTACCTCGGCGCGCTGCTGCTGGCCGTCGTCGTCGACGCGCTCGCCGTCTGA